TTTTGATGATATTTATGTACCTGTTCATCTTTTGCCTGTTCCATCCCATTCCGTGCCTGACCCAGGAAAGAGGTGACCATCCCTTCCATGTCTGGTTGATATAAGTACAAATAGCGTTATATTTATAATCCTGCATGAATTCTTGTATATTGATATACTTTTAAACACCCTTTAATTTGTAGTTTATAATATTTGCTGAGAATTACAGGGATAGAGTCATGTGGATATGGAAGTTTCCTGATTCAGATGAAGAACTTGTTATTGATGGGATAGACCAGGTTCATATTGTTGTGGTTTGATTTATCCATACGTACTCAAATTTCTGGTGCCTAAGTGTATGCTAACTTTTAGTTCCAAATGGCAGATAAAATTCCAAGTTCACAGTGTGAactttcctccaattccaattgAGCAGCCAGAAGACTCAAAACCATTTGCCCCTATGGTGGTTACAGTAAGTTTATGCTTTGAATCTTATCATACGACTGGTGGTTGCATCTAGCTGTAGCATCACCTGATCTCTAGTTCTCTACAATTCTCCTAAGGCAATGAATTATTGCAAAATGCTGCTTTGTGAAACTTCTGTTCCCTTTAAAATCTGTGCTAATTCCTTTATGTAGAGTAACACTAATTCGTTTGTTACATCTTTGTTCAAATTAAATGAGAGATCTCTTTTGGCAAGTAGATTTCCAATGAATTCTATGAGCCTCCAAttaagtttcctattttgCAGGGATCAATTGATTTTGATGGTTTGGGCCCTGTTTCGTGGTGGGTGGATGCAGAAGATAAGGATGAAGAACCTGAAGATCCTTAAGCTGACAGACCTTCAGCAAAGGGGGGCTACTTCTATCATGTTTCTCATGAATGTGTTTGAAGGCATGAATACAATTTGATTTGAGCTTGTAACTTCTTCATTTTAGATTATACATAAACTATTGTAGTTCGAATTAGCTTGATGGGAAGGTGGACAAACTTTAGTGGTGTAGGGGGTAAAACAATATTTGTATGAATTCCATTCTGAATCAGCTTAGCTTAAGCCTTTGAGGGTTAGTGGTTTTGACCTGCTGCCCCATTTGCAATATCTTGGGGAAACTGCTACTTGCACATATCTAAACGTAATTCTAGCTTCAAAGTGTTTTCTTTGAGTGTAGAATTGTGAAAGCACTTGATAGAATAAATGtacttgttttttaatttattctttttgtaattaaatgaatgtATTAACAAAAAGGAGGGCAAATCCCACCAATAGAAGACAATCCCAAGCTAACTATACAACAAACACTCTATAAAGCAATTAGCTCATAGGGATCTTCCAATCTGCAACAAGATAGGAGTTAGCAGGTGAGGTTTTAGACACTCTATAAAGCACAGCGTACCTAATAGAATTCTGCAATTAGGGAAAATCCTACAATTTGAGTGTTACAGCAAAAGGGGACAAGAAGCGTTTCTGAAAATCCTACAATTTATTTCCTTCCAAATGTAGTAAACAAGGGCAGCAAACAGAAGTCTAATTGTGCTTATTCATTACGTAATCTTCCTTGCACATCAAGATTGCTATATATTACATTGTTTGATTCGCATCAGCAATCAAAACGATTTCTGTAGAATTTGTTACTGTTGATGCACTTGTGGTACTTGAATTGTCCCCAGGAACCACTTCTGGCATTTGTTGTGGATACAAAAAAGGCTTTGGAGGCATTTCAAGGCTCTCAATTTCTCCTTCAAGCATCTCAACTGCTTTATTCATAGAAGGACGGTCACTAGGCTTCATTTGTATGCACCACAATGCCACAATGATCATCTTCTTTATgatcttctcttcctcctctgtGGCGTCTTCAACTTTTATGTCCTTTCCATCACTCAATTGGTCAAAAACCCATGTTGGAAAGTATATTTGGCTTGACTTCTCTATGGTTGCATTTAAATTCTTTCTTCTACCAGCCATTTCCATCAACAGCATTCCGAAACTATAAACATCAGCTTTGTATGAAATACCTCCAATGTTTTTATAGAATAACTCTGGTGCTATGTATCCGATAGTTCCTCTTGCTGCTGTCAAAGATACAATGCTATTATCGAGCGGGCATAGCCTTGCTAATCCAAAATCAGACACCTTGGGAAGAAAATTCTCGTCAAGAAGAATGTTATGAGGTTTGATGTCAAAGTGCAGAATTTGCATGTCACATCCTCTGTGCAGATATTCAATACCACGAGCCACTCCAAGCGCAATTTCAAACATTTTCTCACAATTCAAAGAGATAACTCCTTGTTGAGAAAATAAGTATTTATCAAGAGATCCATTAGGCATGAAGTCGTATACAAGAGCACGCTTTGAACCCTCAACACAGAAGCCAATGAGTCGCACCACGTTGACATGGTGAATCCTTCCAATGGTAGCAACTTCATTGATGAAGTCTTGCCCATTAGCTTTGGACTTACCCAACATCTTGATGGCTACCAGGTGACCGCTACGAAGCTTTGCCTTGTATACCGAGCCATAGCCTCCTTCACCCAATTTTTCCTTGAAACCTTTGGCCATCTTTTTTATGCTTGAGTAAGAATACCTTACTGGCACGAGCTTATTGTTCTGCAAAAAGTCTTCTATATTGTCATGCATTGACAAGTGCCTCCTTTTCCATTTGTAtattatgaatgcaattgCACAGGGAAAGCCAAACACATATAAGACTGTGTGCAATATTCCTGCGCAGTTCACAAAAAGTGGACTCAATAGTACACAACATTTTCCTTGGTTACTTTTTTAGCAAAGATGAAGGAATttgtaagaaacaaaaacttgaaaagaaatagaataccTCTTCTGCAACACAAGTGAAAAATGCTACACAGTAACTGATTTCAAGTAGTTCACATTACCTAGGTAAGAGATTACACAGGTTAATGGAAGCAGATAAAGGGGGATATTCCGGTTGCACTTGTTGGTGAGCGAATAGGCATATAAATAGAGTACGTCTTCTGCTACTTCGCCTGGTATAGAGCGTATGAACTGTAAGATCTTCTGGTACAATTAAGTATGCTTTGATGAATGTAATGCCGGATTAAGAAACTAAGTACTTGCCTGATATCAGGAGTATGGAGTGTAAGATCTTCTGGTACAAATGTTCTGCattgcaaaagaaaataagatccATATTTGCATACAAAAAGATCataatacatatgtatatattagaAATCACCATGTCATAGTCTACTTTTGACCACCAAATTATTTGTAGTGAAAACACCACAAACTAGCCTCCCGTCCCGTACTTAGTTGATAAAAAGTCTCTTCCTATTCCCTTGATCAGTATCTCCAACATAATATATCATGAGAACAGCGTGATTATTTGACAACAAAATATTGTCAATGTGTATAGTTTCATATCCATCACATTCTTATCTTTCTCACGGGATTTACCAAGAATAGAGAgcatgctctgataccatgttaatgTGAAATTATTCGGTAATGATTCTGTGTCTATTTAAAAGGGCAAAGCTTGATAGACAAGACAATGAAACTAAGAATGGTAACCTATACAAGTCAAAAACAATCAAGGGAGAAATTGACAACTAAGGAAATTAACCAAATATGAAGAATTAAAGTCAAATGGGTGGGTTCTACCATTACTTGGTTCGATGAATCTCCAGATTTTATTAGTGATCTCTTATTTGAGGAATGTAACATGTACTTTTTCTACAGGCATGATCTTAGGGGGACATGGGGTACTCTATCGGTGGTTAGGTTCTTGCCCCCGCTTTGCGGTTGAGTGGGTAAGACTACTAAGTTAGTCGGACGACCCGATGATCGAACCTATATGTGTAGATAAACATGCCTAATTCCCGACAACATGGTCCGATTTTTTTGGCACTGTTACTTATTCCCTCTATCAAGCAATAATACTATCGCtcttttctataaaataaaaaaaatgaaaaaacagtaaaatgaataaataaggCTTGGTGGGTGGTGAAGAAGATATTTAACAGCGTTGCATATTACTGACATCATCTGGAGGATCGAGAACAAATATGTTGACTCTAGCTAGCGTTATTGAATAAGTGAAATCATTAACAGATGCACTGTAGTACCTTTGGTTATTGAAGGGCACTTGGTTTTACTCACGTCGTCGAGCGTGCAGTTCTTCTTATCCATTCCACATTTCAAGTAACATGAAGCGTTAAACCATGAGAGCTCAAAGCCGCGCGCTATTTCATTATATATACCTTCACAGGACAAGTTCTGGTGCAGATCTGTAGATGTTGAAGGTGACACCACAACCATTTGTGTTATTCTGCAGGACTCCCCCAAATCGAATGAACTTATGTTGCCAATCATGACATAAGAAAACATTCTTAAAGTACTGGACAAATAAGAATTGGCAGAATTGTTGATGCATGGAGCTGTATCAACAAGGCGAGGAGAATGCATTGGATTTGCACAGCTGATAAAAATTATAGGCACTTCACGTATCGCTAGAATATCTCCGTAGAAATAAGGAGATGAAAAAGGACCTCCAGAACCACTAAGGTTGTAGGAGGTTAAAGAGTAAAGTGGGTTGGAGAAGTAGTTGTCTTTCTTCTGAACACCAGCATCCACAACTCGGATTGTCCAGTCACTGTAATTGATCGCCTTTACGTAATACTTTCCCGAATACAAGCATATTACTGTAACATTTTCCTCACAATATAGCTCAAAAGTGTTGTAGCCACAGTTTTGACGGTCTCC
Above is a window of Prunus persica cultivar Lovell chromosome G2, Prunus_persica_NCBIv2, whole genome shotgun sequence DNA encoding:
- the LOC18785737 gene encoding DNA-directed RNA polymerase III subunit RPC8, with amino-acid sequence MFYLSRIEHTLRLPPHLLSLRLEDAVRGELEKLFLDKVIANLGLCISVHSIQSIKDGFILPNDGHPTFRVEFTLIMFRPFVGEIIVAKLKESTANGLRLSLEFFDDIYVPVHLLPVPSHSVPDPGKRDRVMWIWKFPDSDEELVIDGIDQIKFQVHSVNFPPIPIEQPEDSKPFAPMVVTGSIDFDGLGPVSWWVDAEDKDEEPEDP
- the LOC109947196 gene encoding LEAF RUST 10 DISEASE-RESISTANCE LOCUS RECEPTOR-LIKE PROTEIN KINASE-like 2.2 gives rise to the protein MPLPFLLIFSLTMSRGSLLFAAHIALLLLLLPPSFCFQTSTVGDSALFCGNINIRSPFDLHGDRQNCGYNTFELYCEENVTVICLYSGKYYVKAINYSDWTIRVVDAGVQKKDNYFSNPLYSLTSYNLSGSGGPFSSPYFYGDILAIREVPIIFISCANPMHSPRLVDTAPCINNSANSYLSSTLRMFSYVMIGNISSFDLGESCRITQMVVVSPSTSTDLHQNLSCEGIYNEIARGFELSWFNASCYLKCGMDKKNCTLDDVSKTKCPSITKEHLYQKILHSILLISGEVAEDVLYLYAYSLTNKCNRNIPLYLLPLTCVISYLGILHTVLYVFGFPCAIAFIIYKWKRRHLSMHDNIEDFLQNNKLVPVRYSYSSIKKMAKGFKEKLGEGGYGSVYKAKLRSGHLVAIKMLGKSKANGQDFINEVATIGRIHHVNVVRLIGFCVEGSKRALVYDFMPNGSLDKYLFSQQGVISLNCEKMFEIALGVARGIEYLHRGCDMQILHFDIKPHNILLDENFLPKVSDFGLARLCPLDNSIVSLTAARGTIGYIAPELFYKNIGGISYKADVYSFGMLLMEMAGRRKNLNATIEKSSQIYFPTWVFDQLSDGKDIKVEDATEEEEKIIKKMIIVALWCIQMKPSDRPSMNKAVEMLEGEIESLEMPPKPFLYPQQMPEVVPGDNSSTTSASTVTNSTEIVLIADANQTM